The region cattttttcactgaaagggttattaaacattggaataggctgcccagggaggtggtggattcaccatctctggaggtgtttaaaaaaagggtagatggggcactgagggacatggtttagaagtggctcttgtcagggtaggctaaaggttggactcgatgatcttagaggtcccttccaacctcaacaattctatgattctataagaaatGGGATTTCGGTTCTTTAGACTCAACTACGCTTTGTCTGTAATTTGCTTCATTTTAGCCTCTTGCTTGCCCAGTTCCAGTCTGAGAGGGGCTGAGAGATATACTTGCATCCAGTGGTTCTAGATTGCAGCTGGACGTTGAAAATTGGCGGGTCTGGTGTCGGCGGGGTTGTCTCTGCCCTGCCGTCCAGCAAGGGGGTTCCTGCGGGAGAagaggggcagcgggggccgtGCCTCTTGCAGGTGGTGCTTTCACCCAGCTTTTCACATGCCTGCCCACCCGCCATCAGCTGCGTCTCTTCGGCTTGGGTTTGATTCTTTTAAGTCAGGCCTGTTCTTACAGCTAAACAAGTGTCTGAGGCTTCTTCGTGGATTTTTATGGTTGTTCTTTAAGTCGGGTCTGTGCTGAAACGCTTTGCTCCAGAGGGATGGATGTGAGCATATGTGAAAACACTGTTGGAATTTGCAGGAAATGTGCATCGGGAGCCTGAGATTTTCTCTCTCCGCCTTCCAGGAAAATAGCTGTGCACCGATGCTCAGGGTCCCAAAACCTAATGTTCTTGTTAAAACCTCAGTTAGTATGAGTAAATTTCTATGCCCACCTCGTTCTGCAAGTGTCCTTTATTGCTATCTTTTAGGACAGTCTCTTCCAAATTCtgtttttacatttcagaaacagatgCAGTCTGATCCGCACAAGCTGGACTTCGGCCTGAAACCTGAATTTCTGAGCAGGCCACCAGGCCCCAGCCTTTTTGGAGCCATCCATCATCCCCATGACCTGGCCCGGCCCTccactctcttctccacagccagTGAGTACTGAGAAGCGAAGTCTCCTTCCTGTGGCATGCTCGTTAAAATGCTAATCCTTGCCGTGTTAAAGGGAAGCTCCCCTACGCTTTGGCTTACGAACTCTTTGCAAGACATGCCAGGGGCTGTTAGcctatttgataaatattttaaaattattctgtgtGCTTTTAAACAAGCCCAACCTGCTGGAAATGATGTACAGGTAGTAAATGGAGGAATGTTTCTTCACACAGTGGTGTCAGACGCATCGTGGAGATGACAGGTTGGAAGTATGCTGTATTCTACGTGCTCTTTttatctcacacacacacacacacacacgctgcccCTTATACTCCAACTGGGAATTTCTGTCtagaaaagcagctgctgtttgTGCAGGATCCTGAGCTGAGTGTGCAGCAATCTCTGCTCACGTCAGCTGCTGTTTAAGAAATGACAGTCAAGTCCAGAGCACAGTGAGTCCCTTTGTGAGCTTTTCCTAGGAATTCAccccttttgctttgttttggcaGGTGGGGGTCACCCAGCCGGCACCCCTTTTGGCCCACCACCTCACCACAGCAACTTTCTCAACCCAGCCGCTCACTTAGGTAAGTTCTCTCTGCCACTAACGGCAAATACAGCTCAGAAGTAACAGACATTGGCCACTGAGGCCATTAAAGGTTGCCCATGTGGAGACTCTTGGAGTATCCCACCTACTTAATCTTTACAAATTGCGTGTTTTAGCCATTACCCAAGCAGCAGTTCTAAATACACATAATAGTATCACTGACAGCAGGTTTTGAAATACTTCTGGAAACAGTCTGGATGTTGGAAGAGCAGAGTTGACAGGGCTGGTTAGGTTTCACTGTAGTCATGTTTATAACCAGTCAAAACCAATGCCCTAAGGTTAAGGCTTCAGTTCatagaggtattttttttcctaactcgTATTAGATGTCTGTTTTTCCGTGGGAGTGAGTGGCAAATATATCCTTAAAATCCTGTGATCTGGCCTCAAATGTGTCTGTTAGTGAAAATTAAtgaatatgcatttaaaaatcgAACCAGCCAAGTTACCAAATGCTGTTATTTCCCTTCGAACTTACTGGGGTTGCAGTAAGGTTGTCTGCTGCCTGTGGGAGCATCAGAGATCAAGACCTTAAATTGTCATTTTATTTGGTGTAGGGAAGGATTTGGGCGGGTCACCCAATTGATACAGCAGAGTCAGGATGTAGGTTTATCATTCTGCGCTTAGCTGCCTATAGAAGATGCTAGGTTTGgtcttccttttctctgggctGGTACTTATCAGAAGTAGTTTCATCAAAATAGTTCGACTTCTCCAAAATAAATTGAGAAGAGAATTTGCTTCATATGACTTACCTATACCCTCTATGCCTGaactactaaaaaaaattatgccaATATTTTTCAGTCCATACTAGTTTTTTTCGTATAGTATTAGCAATAAATATCAAGAGTATTACAAAACGTTCAGGTCAGCATGACACGTCAGTATAATAGGACATTTTATTTATATCCTGGCTATGGTTTAGGAGATATGGCCTGAAAGTGTTTTGGAGCACAGCTGCCAGAGTTAATAATAGTCTTGCTAGCCAGGAACATTTCCTGGGAAAGACCATGGAAGAGAAAGACCAATtggaagggaataaaaagaaattaaaatggagaTGTGTGTAGGTTTTAAATGAAGCAGCTACTCATGCACAAGTACAGGCCTAAATACCACGTGTACTTTAACTTCTCGTTTTTCTTCGAAGAGGAAGTTTTTCTAGTAAGATGACCCCATGCGTactgtcattgaaaaaaaaatatgttttttttatgTCCCACCCCCTCACAATCACTGCTGTGTGGTAGGAGGATGATGTTCAACTACAGATGGGCACAGAAAGAGCTCTCGTGCGGCCGTAATGCAGGTGGAGGACACGCTAATGCTTTATCATAATTCCCAACATGCCAGTGAGCTTCAGCTGTTTCCTTTGGTTTGCAGAGCCTTTCAATCGACCGGCTTCCTTCAGCGGCCTCACCGCGGTGGGTAGTAATGCCTTCGGGGGACTCGGGAACCCGACAGTTAGTGAGTAACCTCTTTGTTTATGACTTCTTGTTCGCTGTGTAATTCAGGATATTGAGTGATGGTGACCGCTTGCTGTCTTTTTTACCAGTTGCTTAGACCACATACCACTAAGAGATGGGAATTTGAAAAGCgatctttttcttctaaataacATCATTTTTGAGTCATcagtaaattattttctactgGTTACTTAGTTTGGGTTCAACATAGTGCTAAATGTCACCATTACATTGTTcagtaaataaaacagaaataaaagaatatagAACCTGTGAATTTAAGGAGTTTGTGAAATTTCTCATGGTTTTGTTGCATGTTCAAAGATAGTTAATGTGTGCAGCATCCCTAGCTGTGGATGGGAacgtttttctttcctttctcaccaGTAATCCAGGACATGTGCCTGGAAAAGATCACTAACCTGCATTTATTTGTCCAGGATCATCAACATTTCTTTAGATTTGGCCAGTCACAAAAgatcatctttttaaaaatcactctcTTTCTCCATACTTCAAATCTGGCATGATTTCGGTCACGTATTATTTTACTTTGGTTCAGGATCAAATGCAACAAGTTCCATTATTTATAGTCCGTATAATGGTCATTTCCTGATGTCTCCAAAATATTTGGAATAAGGATCATTGTCACTTTTATCTTACTACGTCATCCCTTGTCAATTTTATCCACAGCATTTCCCTTTCCAATTAAAACAGCTGTCAGATGCCTGCCCATTTTTAGGAATGAGACCCTCTAATGAATCTctgttaatttcctttccttttccagctcCCAATAATATGTATTCATTTTAACTCTGAGTGCTGTAAAAGTTTTTTTGGTAAGTACCTTCACTAGAGCATACCTTTTTCTtaaacctttttgttttccacttcACCATTTCAGCACCCAACTCAATGTTCGGCCACAAGGATGGCCCCAGTATGCAGAGCTTTAGCAACCCTCACGAGCCCTGGAACCGACTGCACCGAACTCCTCCTTCGTTCCCGACCCCTCCGCCCTGGCTGAAGCCAGGAGAGCTGGAGCGCAGTTCATCTGCTGCAGCTCATGACAGAGATAGAGATGTAGATAAACGAGACTCATCTGTTAGTAAAGATGACAAAGAAAGGTACGAAAGAACACTTCCAAGAATTGTCTAGTTCAAAGCTTGGGGCTCTGTTCCGCTTTTAACCCTTCCCAGCCTGGCACATTGTTAAACCAGAGCTTCAGTAGAGGGACACCTGGAGAGCTGACACCGCTGCTGCCTCCGACGCGAGGCATTATGGATGATGCAGGTTTCTAACTCGGGTGTTTCCTACGGCATCTGTTTCTCTTCTCGCTTGCACCGCGCTTCATCAGAAGCAGCTTTGCTGGAGCAGAGTTCAGGCAGCGTCAAGTGAGAACAGAATCAAACCCACGCAGTTCTGTTACCTTGTGGGTCACATTTCCATAGGTCTTTTGAAGACTTAACGTGTAGATAGGTGCCTGACAGGATGAAAAATGATTATAAAGTCCATGAGGCGCATATCTGCACCTTTGAATacttaaataactttttaaattggaCCTTGTCTGCAAAACAAATAACCTCCTCAAAAATGGACTGAGCAGAGGGACCACTGATAAAATTGTAAAATTATAGCACTATAAAATGCACTGGGTATGTCACGTTCCAATACCCCAGTAAGTTTCAGTGCATGCAGTTCACTAAATCAACCTTAATTCCCCTCagaaaaaagccacacacacatgcactgctGTTCCACACCTTCAAGCACAGTTTTTAATCAGTGTTATCATGGACTAGCACGCTAACATGTCCAGGCTGGGAAGGGTTAATGAAAAGTAAAACCTGgtcatatatttttttgtcagGACTGTTCCCATTATACAGTTAACTCAGTAACAATTCCTCTTAACATTTAAGTACCAAATTATAAGAATTTGCCATTCAGCAAGTGTCATGCCTTCCTTGAAAAATGTAGAGAGGCTGATTTCAGCTTTTTCAGTTGTGGCTTAGTGGCTTTCCTGTTAAGTTTGCACATGACTTTACTACATAATGGCTATTTGTTTCTAGTTTTTTAACATAAAAGAATATTTAGGAGATGTGCTTTTCTGACTTCTCTGTCACTAACCCAAATATACGCATTAGTAGCCTTTTCTAAAAGAAGTTATGCTAACACATTAGatattctaaaaatacatttaagagcTTTGCTATGTTATTGTAAAGTGTGAAGAGCAAGTCaaactacagatttttttcacctacattttccatttggaatattttctgtttggtaGCATAGCTTCATTATTTTCATGTCTGGTGTTAATGCTTCAAAATAAATTGCTGTTACAAATTGGGGATTCTGTCCTGCAAAATGCTTAAGCATGTGAGTAACTTTACTGGCTTGAATGGCAAAGCGTTTTAGTTACTAATGATATGGGTAGTCTTTAGAATTATGTGATTATTTCAGTTGCTGTTCTGTTGTTTCCTTATGAAGTGTTCCTGCTGAAGATAATCCCTTTCAGAAATACATTCCTTGCAAGCTGCTTTGGCATTGCCGAACTCCATGTCATAGCTcagaacatatttattttcaataatttgAGACTTTAAAAGTAAGCGTCATTCATACTTCATACTTCTGCACAGTGATGGCCACCGGTTTAGTACAATAACGTTTTCGCCGATCTAGTGTTGCTGTGCATCCGTCTGTGTGGTTTTGAAGAGTTCTCCTTTGCAGCGTGCTCACACTGTTGCCTCCATGAGGAGATGCTGAGAATCCCTTCCTGGAGACGTGCTCCCAGCATAGATAATGCCTGGAGCAGTTTGTGAGCCTCTCGTACCTATTCTTTTCTCTTCAGTGGCACCCAGCGGGGCGAGGATGTAGCCCTCCTTTCTAGTTGAGGTCCCAGTCTCTGTTACCTATTTTAAGCTAATATGCCCAAACAGGAAGAACTGGGAATCATGCCTGGAGGTACGATTTGATCTCAAAATCATCCTGTCATCAAGGGCCTAACTTTATCAGTCCCCAAACGGGCCCTCTGGCCAAAAGCACTCACTTAGTTTTCTTCTGTTATCAGTGGAAAGGTACCTCAGAGCTACCTCTTAGCTCAGCTCTTCCCCGCCTAAGACCGGTGTTAGAGTGGGGTGCAGTGAATCACTGGTTGCTCTTTTGGGTACGCCGTACGGCCAGTGaaccacagccccctcccagctaGACTGGGATAAGGTAAATCCCTCAAGATAGCGTAGATAATACGAAACTACAATCTGTGAACCTTTCCTAGgtgcagagctggctggggagTCACCCTGCAATGGCCTGATGTGGTGCCCACTTTCTCCTGGGACATCGTTTGCagttgtggagtttttttgtttcaaGGACTCCGTTCCTCCAGcccagcattagaaaaaaaacacagtaaaaatagCTATTGTGATAAACAGGATTTGTTGCTTCTCAGTGGTATTTTGTTTCAAAGAGGTCACTGAGGAATTCCATTCTAATAATGACATTTAAGTGTATGTAATCctagaccattaaaaaaaacaccccaagaaTCTATTATCTTTTTATCAACATAAATGAGGCAAAGTACTGGGCATAAGAtactcagtatttttcagtgtaGCATACAGCCTCAGAACATACCTCACTTAGTAATAAGTTCATTTGAGAACATGATCTTAAGTTTCTTTGTGGAAAACAGAGGCTTAGAGCTGTTCCCATGTTATTAACCTAAGGAGCCCTCAACAGACCTGAGGATAAAAAATTATTCCGTCTCTGACCACTGAACTACATGTTGTTCACTTAAGTGCACTACGTAATCAATAGGCTCTTGAGATAATAACATCGCTGTAATTGAATAGGATGAAATTGGCCAAGGAATATGTTATTTTGGTTGCACATATATTTTTCTTCGGTTACAGAAAATGCCTGCTATTTTCTCTAAATTTTatgcataatttaaaatacatcaatTACATAGAAAATTGATTAAATATCAGCAAAAGGACTCAATGAGCTCTCCTTGTGAATTAACAATTAAGGGTGCCCTCTGAACTAGTCCcatgagcaaaataaataaaagactagGTATTCCAGAGCCTACAAGCTAGTGTTTTCCCAGCAACGTAAAAGAATTGAGTCTTCCCGTTGAGAAGCCTTCATTGGAGTGCCTTGACGTGGTCTCACTGTGTCCAAATCTGGAAGCTGTTAAATCAAATGCCTCAACTTTTGGTGGAAAACAAGAGGAGGGAAATTAGAGCCAGGGCACAATTTCCAGACTGTTTAGGGCACAGTCAATCAAAGTAGAACCTGATACCAAGGAGTTAATTGGTAGTCGGTGCAGACTGGGCAGTTCTGGTATCAAATGCTCCAACTTACAAATGTTTTCTAACAGTCACATTCTGTACTCTCTGAGGGCTCTCAGACATGGCCCATAAAACGACAGTTTCAACAATTCAGTCTAGACACAGCAAAAGATGCATCTGGTGACGTTATGATAATGAGAGTTTCCtttccaaagatatttttttggCAGTTGCTGCAGTTTCACCATCCAAAAGTACCTATGGGTACTTATGCAGTTCAGCTCAGCAAAAAAAGTAGGTAGCAGAAATTGTACAGGTGAAGGAGCCAAGTGTCCACTTCAAAGTCACCCTCTGAGTTGCCCTTCAGCCAACCAGTATTTCTTGCTCATCTCGTCCACAGTGAGTTTCAACCTTCTGTCCTCATCCGAGTGTGTTCAGGTTATGCTTTGCTAAGCAGAGTCTGCAGCACCCAGAGAGAAGCCACGTCCACTGGAGCTGGTTTGGGACTTCAGAGGGCCTCACTGCCTGTCCCTCGCTTTTGCCTTTAACAGCCCGTTGTCCATCACCCCGCATGGAACAGAATTTCCATGCTCAGCAAACAGCAAGTGTGCGACACTGAGTATCTGGGGCTCTCTTTATGGAGAGACTCCAACTCAGAGATCAGCTGAAGTTAGTGAGACGTTAAAATCATCGGACCGAGGAATTAGATTTACCTTAtgattttgattcattttaaatAGGAAAGCTTTTTCCCCGAGTGTTGCCCGTAACAACTCCTGGTCAACACTGCTTCCAGAAAATTGTTGGTACAGGATCCACTCACATATTGAGGTTTTTGTCCACTGCCAGAACAATAATTCTCTAATCTTTTGTGTCACATAAATAGGTTTGAAAGATGGAATAAATTCACAGTATTTTGAGACTTCCTGGCATTGGCAGAGAGATGCactggccctggccctgctctgctTGCTCTACCCTAGAAATGGGAAAGGGTTGGTAATCTGAAGAGCAGCAGAATCCAGAGAGATGATGTTTTGAGAGCTAGCCTGAATGAGGGGCACGTAGGGTAGCCTGCTCTCTGCTGAGGAAGCCAACGCACAATCTCTGCATGATGGCCGCCTCGATTAAAACACTTGCACTGAGGTTCATTGCACACTTAGAGAAGGGCCTACCTGTTCAGAGAGGTGGATTGTCCATCAGTACTCGTGTCTTGAGAGGTTTTAGTTTTCAATTTTCAGAAGTAAATTGAATTGTGAGAAGTAACTTGAAAATCTAGAAGATTGAAGAAAATAGAGATAAGAAATTAGTAATGTACATAGGTctagaaattttttaaaaagtcatttgaaCAAAATATCATTTGTTTTCCCAAATGTATTGTTAATAGAAGAAGCAGGTAAAATACTATTAACCGTGTAATTTGGATTTCACTGCCTCACTTTTTTTGGATTAAATtagtatgtttttatttctttctctcttctttgcaaACAGTTAAAGGCATTGTCTTAGAAATATGTGTACTAGAGCTAGATCCCCTTAGGAGCCTTCTATGGACTTCACTGTTCGAAATCTCAATCAGATCATTCACAAAGCAGCTTTGGGGATCTTCTTCGCCTGGGTCGAGATAACAGAATAGGCCTAGTTTAGAGATGGGATGTTCTTATGTTGTGTTGGGTGTGCAAGAGGAACAGTGCATTTAATGGTGCATGTCATTAGCTTTCTGCAAAGCAGCGAGTAGACGCTTTATGTGCAGAGTTTCTCATGCCTTCATTTTTACACTTCTCTTTCTTCTAGGGAGAGCATTGAGAAAAGACACTCCAGCCATCCTTCGCCAGCACCTATCCATCCAGTAAACTCGCTCGGACATAATCGCAGCTCAAACGAGCAGATCAGGAGCCATCTGAATCCCGAGGTTcgagaaaaagagaaacccaaagaACGAGAGAGGGATCACTCCGAATCTCGGAAGGAAATTAATGTTGAAGAGCACAAGGTGAAGGACAACTATATTTCAGAGAAGGAAGGCCTGAGCCATGAAAGCCGAGTGGTGGAAGAGTCTAAGCAAATGTCTAGGGTTCCTTCACCCTATGCCAGGCCCCCCGTTGTGGAGAGCACCAGGCCGAATAGTACTTCAAACCGTGAGGCCGAGAGGAAGAACGAGCCAGCGTACGATAATCCGAAGAAAAGCAATGAAGTCAAAGTGAAGGAGGAGCGAAAGGAAGACCATGATGTTCAACCTGAGGGACCTCAGACTCATAGGTCATCTGATCAGCCACCACCTATATCCACATCTAACGTCCATCCAAGTCCTTTAGTGTCTATGCCCATGACTGTAGGTGTAACTGGTATACATCACATGAACAGCATCAGTGGCCTGGATAGGACTCGCATGATGACCCCTTTTATGGGAATTAGCCCAATTCCTGGTGGAGAACGTTTCCCCTATCCTTCTTTCCACTGGGATCCAATGAGAGATCCCTTAAGAGATCCTTACAGAGAGCTAGATATTCATCGGAGAGACCCCCTGGGCAGAGACTTTTTGCTAAGAAATGACCCCCTTCATCGTCTTTCTACGCCAAGATTATATGAAGCAGACAGGTCATTCAGGGATCGGGAACCTCATGACTAcaatcaccaccaccatcaccaccaccctctCTCTGTTGACCCTCGACGTGAGCATGAGAGGGGCAACCACTTGGATGATAGGGAGCGGTTGCACATGCTCAGAGAGGACTATGAACATGCACGCCTGCACTCAGTTCACCCTGCCGCTTTGGATGGGCACCTGCCTCACCCAAGCCTAATCACGCCAGGACTTCCTAGCATGCACTACCCCAGAGTCAGTCCCCCGACGGGCCACCAAAATGGCATCCTCAATAAAACTCCCCCCACAGCAGCTCTCAGTGCCCCTCCACCTCTTATTTCGACTCTGGGACCTCGGCCTGGGTCTCCCAGAAGGACTACTCCTCTGTCAACAGAGATGAGGGAGAGGCCTCCTTCTCACACCCTCAAGGACATTGAAGCTCGATAAGCAGAGtgagaataaataaaaaccagagaAAGAGGGACAGAACGTTGTAAATGAACATAATATAAAGACCTTCTTACTAGTCATTGATACAGACTGGGGATGTGACCCACTGTACAATATGTATAGACCCGAGTGCAAAGATTTTGAAATGGTTCTTTTGTATATTATATGTTGAAATTTTCCAGATCTTTTAGCCAAGTCCATATGTTCCTCGTGTCTCCTACTCTATtttatttctagtttaaaaatttcaaaatttgaaCTGAAGAACAAGACATTAATCTGAACGATTTGactagaaaaaaaccaccaccaatgTCAACCATACAACGCTCTTTCAGACCAGAAGTGAAGATAATTGTAGATATTTATGTAAAAAGATTGCTTCATGGGTTAATGGTTCATATATGCAAAAAGGGTAAGATGAAAGCTTTACTTTGTACAAATGTAAATAGGTAAAATTAAGTAACATAATACATTAATACTTCTTAAACTGTGCTATTTGCAAACTTAATATTGATCAACACAGTCTGCTTATGCTGTGTTACATATATTGTTATAGACAGCTAAACCCCTTCAACTATGCAATGAATTTTAAGGCTTTTCACAAAAGCCTTTATAACTCAAAGGAGCCTTTTCAACACACAACATAATTAAAGTCATATTTTCCCTGAACAAGCTCATCTATAATAGGAACCTGTTTCTCTTGCTTGTTTTGATGAAGCAGCAGCCCGTTAGAAGTGTAGTTTTCTGTCTGAACCCCTGCATCAGGACGCTGATGTTACTGTAGCTCATGTATTCCTTAGAACGCGTCAGGGTTAGCGATCTGTAATCACTGATACTGTAAGTCATGACGGACTGGGTTTTAGTCACATTAATCTGGGTTAAACACTTATAATCAAATGCTGGATATCTTCCAGAACTTCCTCACTTAACATGTcaaatttatttttggaagaacaTCTGCTGATAGCCATTCATgtctgggtttatttttattgccagtgtgtcatttttctctgtacacacactttttttcttttttttttgttaagtgaTTTTTAGCTACATTGAAACAAATCCTACAAGAAAGCTAATACTTTTCTAAATGATGGACATGTTTTCACTGTGGATGAGTAGTTTAAT is a window of Larus michahellis chromosome 7, bLarMic1.1, whole genome shotgun sequence DNA encoding:
- the AUTS2 gene encoding autism susceptibility gene 2 protein isoform X6 encodes the protein MIKSSWFYVKFKYAEKLKPGQNSCRDSDSESASGESKGFRRSSSRERLSDSSAPSSLGTGYFCDSDSDQEEKASDASSEKLFNAVTSKDKELGVSTLAENDDPGARGPAVPKISGLERSQEKSQDSSKDPILEPVVPKDPCPQVTQPVAQPQLEPQPEASCPSPALAPRPEAPAAPPPPPAAQLPPAPEEAARPPAPQPPVQHPPRPPSPVQPAHPSLPPVQPHPPSQSLSQPLSAYNSSSLSLNSLSSSRSSTPAKTQAPPPHISHHPSASPFPLSLPSHSPLHTFTPALQPPAHPHHPNMFAPPTALPPPPPLTSGTLQVPGHPAGSTYSEQDLLRQELNTRFLASQSADRGASLGPPPYLRTEFHQHQHQHQHTHQHTHQHTFTPFPHAIPPTAIMPTPAPPMVRTPGRNFDKYPTKVDPFYRHSLFHSYPPAVSGIPPMIPPTGPFGSLQGAFQPKTSNPIDVAARPGTVPHTLLQKDPRLTDPFRPMLRKPGKWCAMHVHIAWQIYHHQQKVKKQMQSDPHKLDFGLKPEFLSRPPGPSLFGAIHHPHDLARPSTLFSTASGGHPAGTPFGPPPHHSNFLNPAAHLEPFNRPASFSGLTAVGSNAFGGLGNPTVTPNSMFGHKDGPSMQSFSNPHEPWNRLHRTPPSFPTPPPWLKPGELERSSSAAAHDRDRDVDKRDSSVSKDDKERESIEKRHSSHPSPAPIHPVNSLGHNRSSNEQIRSHLNPEVREKEKPKERERDHSESRKEINVEEHKVKDNYISEKEGLSHESRVVEESKQMSRVPSPYARPPVVESTRPNSTSNREAERKNEPAYDNPKKSNEVKVKEERKEDHDVQPEGPQTHRSSDQPPPISTSNVHPSPLVSMPMTVGVTGIHHMNSISGLDRTRMMTPFMGISPIPGGERFPYPSFHWDPMRDPLRDPYRELDIHRRDPLGRDFLLRNDPLHRLSTPRLYEADRSFRDREPHDYNHHHHHHHPLSVDPRREHERGNHLDDRERLHMLREDYEHARLHSVHPAALDGHLPHPSLITPGLPSMHYPRVSPPTGHQNGILNKTPPTAALSAPPPLISTLGPRPGSPRRTTPLSTEMRERPPSHTLKDIEAR
- the AUTS2 gene encoding autism susceptibility gene 2 protein isoform X7; amino-acid sequence: MIKSSWFYVKFKYAEKLKPGQNSCRDSDSESASGESKGFRRSSSRERLSDSSAPSSLGTGYFCDSDSDQEEKASDASSEKLFNAVTSKDKELGVSTLAENDDPGARGPAVPKISGLERSQEKSQDSSKDPILEPVVPKDPCPQVTQPVAQPQLEPQPEASCPSPALAPRPEAPAAPPPPPAAQLPPAPEEAARPPAPQPPVQHPPRPPSPVQPAHPSLPPVQPHPPSQSLSQPLSAYNSSSLSLNSLSSSRSSTPAKTQAPPPHISHHPSASPFPLSLPSHSPLHTFTPALQPPAHPHHPNMFAPPTALPPPPPLTSGTLQVPGHPAGSTYSEQDLLRQELNTRFLASQSADRGASLGPPPYLRTEFHQHQHQHQHTHQHTHQHTFTPFPHAIPPTAIMPTPAPPMFDKYPTKVDPFYRHSLFHSYPPAVSGIPPMIPPTGPFGSLQGAFQPKTSNPIDVAARPGTVPHTLLQKDPRLTDPFRPMLRKPGKWCAMHVHIAWQIYHHQQKVKKQMQSDPHKLDFGLKPEFLSRPPGPSLFGAIHHPHDLARPSTLFSTASGGHPAGTPFGPPPHHSNFLNPAAHLEPFNRPASFSGLTAVGSNAFGGLGNPTVTPNSMFGHKDGPSMQSFSNPHEPWNRLHRTPPSFPTPPPWLKPGELERSSSAAAHDRDRDVDKRDSSVSKDDKERESIEKRHSSHPSPAPIHPVNSLGHNRSSNEQIRSHLNPEVREKEKPKERERDHSESRKEINVEEHKVKDNYISEKEGLSHESRVVEESKQMSRVPSPYARPPVVESTRPNSTSNREAERKNEPAYDNPKKSNEVKVKEERKEDHDVQPEGPQTHRSSDQPPPISTSNVHPSPLVSMPMTVGVTGIHHMNSISGLDRTRMMTPFMGISPIPGGERFPYPSFHWDPMRDPLRDPYRELDIHRRDPLGRDFLLRNDPLHRLSTPRLYEADRSFRDREPHDYNHHHHHHHPLSVDPRREHERGNHLDDRERLHMLREDYEHARLHSVHPAALDGHLPHPSLITPGLPSMHYPRVSPPTGHQNGILNKTPPTAALSAPPPLISTLGPRPGSPRRTTPLSTEMRERPPSHTLKDIEAR